The genomic interval TGTGGATGCAGAGGCAGGACTCGTTCAAGCAAAAATTTGGGGATCTGAACCAGAGCAAGGATGCAGATGGGGATTTGAATGCTGATGTTTGAATTTATCACACTGTTATTCTTGTACGCA from Dioscorea cayenensis subsp. rotundata cultivar TDr96_F1 chromosome 7, TDr96_F1_v2_PseudoChromosome.rev07_lg8_w22 25.fasta, whole genome shotgun sequence carries:
- the LOC120264234 gene encoding uncharacterized protein LOC120264234, which gives rise to MEASKLLKEKRFWFASVLIAWAAGLQGHMMWMQRQDSFKQKFGDLNQSKDADGDLNADV